Within the Gossypium raimondii isolate GPD5lz chromosome 12, ASM2569854v1, whole genome shotgun sequence genome, the region TATTGCTGCAGAGGTGGAGGAAGTATGGTTCGCATCGGCTTACTTTCTTGGAACGCCACTGTCCTCCGATGTTGGAGAGGAAGCAATGCTTGGTTCCACCTCCTGATGGGTATAAGCCACCTATCAGATGGCCAAAGAGCCGTGATGAATGTTGGTACAGGTACACTATAGCTAGTTGATGACTGAGAGGATCAAATTgctttgttaaattatttatctatCTATTTGTCTTTAGTTCGCATGGTATAATAACATGTTGATGTACTTCCAGGAATGTGCCATATAATTGGATCAATAAGCAGAAATCTAATCAGAACTGGCTGAGGAAACAAGGAGAGAAATTCCTGTTTCCCGGTGGTGGTACTATGTTCCCTAGAGGTGTTGGTGCTTATGTTGATTTGATGCAAGATTTGATCCCTGAAATGAGAGATGGCACGGTTCGAACTGCTATTGATACCGGTTGTGGGGTGAGTTGCAGTTGTTGTTTCCGATGTTTAAATTGACTTATGGAAGCAACTGATTGTCTGTCTCTTTGCTTCCCACTTCCTATTTCTCTCCAAAATTtgaaccttttctttttctaatttatttgcaGGTTGCAAGTTGGGGAGGTGATCTATTAGATCGTGGGATTTTGACAGTTTCTCTTGCGCCGAGAGATAATCATGAAGCTCAGGTGCAGTTTGCATTGGAACGAGGAATACCTGCAATTCTTGGTGTCATTTCTACCCAGCGCCTTCCTTTCCCTTCAAATTCGTTTGATATGGCTCATTGCTCAAGATGCCTTATCCCATGGACTGAATTCGGTAAATAGCTTGCACCCTCAGCTGTGCTTTAACTGTTGTTTATGAAATAACATAATCTTCTCATTATCTATGAACTTATGCCAAACTAGTACGAGTTTCCATTATAATTTGTTACTTATCATTGTTGACACTGCATGCTTTTACTTTGCTTATGTTGTATCAAATAAGTGCCCCTTTTGTTCACTCTTGTAGTTTTTAAAACATAGATGCTCTTGCCTACAGGTGGAATATATCTCCTTGAAGTTCATCGCATACTCCGTCCTGGTGGTTTTTGGGTCTTGTCCGGACCTCCTGTAAACTACGAAAACCGTTGGCGAGGATGGAATACAACTGTGGAAGAGCAGAAATCAGATTATGAGAAGTTGGAGGGTTTGTTGACTTCAATGTGCTTTAAAATGTATGCCAAGAAGGACGATATTGCTGTGTGGCAGAAATCTTCAGATAGTAGTTGCTACAATAAGCTTGCTGAGCCAGATGTCTACCCTGCCAAGTGTGATGATAGTCTTGAACCAGATTCAGCATGGTACACTCCAATCCGCCCGTGTGTTGTAGTCCCAAAGCCAGAACTTAAGAAGTCAGCCTTAGAGTCCCTGCCAAAGTGGCCAGAGAGGTTGCAAGTCGCACCTGAACGCATCTCAAATGTTCCCGGTGGGAGTAGCAGTGCTTTAAAGCATGATGACAGCAAGTGGAAGGTCCGAGCCAAGCACTACAAAAAGTTACTCCCTGCACTTGGGACCAATGAGATAAGGAATGTTATGGACATGAATACAGTTTATGGAGGTTTTGCTGCAGCTGTTATTGATGATCCCCTGTGGACCATGAATGTGGTGTCTTCCTACGCTGCCAACACACTGCCTGTGGTCTACGATCGTGGCCTTATTGGAACTTATCATGATTGGTACTTTCAAATGCATTTACATGGCATCTGAATCCTAGTCATGTTGTTCTTTTGATGTTTCTCATGGGTGTCTAATCTGTTGCATCTTTTCCAGGTGTGAAGCATTTTCAACATATCCTCGAACATATGATCTCCTTCACCTTGACGGCCTCTTCACAGCTGAGAGCCACAGGTAGATATTGGGTGCATTTCCCATTTGATGTTCTTTGCTTTGTTCTGGGTTGAGAACATAATTGCATGTTTGGTTTTGGCAGGTGTGACATGAAGTATGTGCTGTTGGAGATGGACCGAATCCTGCGACCCAAGGGGTACGCATTAATACGGGAATCAAGCTATTTTATTGATGCAATAGCCAGCATTGCCAAGGGATTGAGGTGGAGCTGCCATAGAGAAGACACCGAATATGGTGTAGCCAAGGAGAAGTTATTAGTTTGCCAGAAAAAGCTCTGGTATTCCGCTAGCAGCAGTTCAAGATGACAATCTATGTCTTGCCTGGTTAAGTTAAAAAGtactatataatataatattattgttcTTCCAAGCGTAACGTTGGAGCTGAAAAGATGGAAGTTGCATACGGATACAAGCATATCCATAGAAATCAAAGAGCCTCTAAA harbors:
- the LOC105764945 gene encoding probable methyltransferase PMT21, translated to MKHKDGKYNSQPEKPFKIVPATLLVIVLCGFSFYLGGIFCSEKSRLEGKSVQYVSKTVSSPKEPAVDPLQIKSMAFQECSADFQDYTPCTDPRRWRKYGSHRLTFLERHCPPMLERKQCLVPPPDGYKPPIRWPKSRDECWYRNVPYNWINKQKSNQNWLRKQGEKFLFPGGGTMFPRGVGAYVDLMQDLIPEMRDGTVRTAIDTGCGVASWGGDLLDRGILTVSLAPRDNHEAQVQFALERGIPAILGVISTQRLPFPSNSFDMAHCSRCLIPWTEFGGIYLLEVHRILRPGGFWVLSGPPVNYENRWRGWNTTVEEQKSDYEKLEGLLTSMCFKMYAKKDDIAVWQKSSDSSCYNKLAEPDVYPAKCDDSLEPDSAWYTPIRPCVVVPKPELKKSALESLPKWPERLQVAPERISNVPGGSSSALKHDDSKWKVRAKHYKKLLPALGTNEIRNVMDMNTVYGGFAAAVIDDPLWTMNVVSSYAANTLPVVYDRGLIGTYHDWCEAFSTYPRTYDLLHLDGLFTAESHRCDMKYVLLEMDRILRPKGYALIRESSYFIDAIASIAKGLRWSCHREDTEYGVAKEKLLVCQKKLWYSASSSSR